A stretch of the Bacillus sp. B-jedd genome encodes the following:
- the rpsU gene encoding 30S ribosomal protein S21 translates to MSKTVVRKNESLEDALRRFKRTVSKSGTIQEARKREFYEKPSVKRKKKSEAARKRKF, encoded by the coding sequence ATGTCTAAAACCGTCGTTCGTAAAAACGAATCGCTTGAAGATGCTCTTCGACGCTTTAAACGTACTGTATCTAAATCAGGTACTATCCAAGAAGCTAGAAAGCGCGAATTCTACGAAAAGCCTAGTGTAAAGCGTAAGAAGAAGTCTGAAGCAGCTAGAAAACGCAAGTTCTAA
- a CDS encoding Na/Pi symporter, producing MRLKYIILFSLCIGLFILGMTVIRIGMFNISGDRLKVLLKKLTSSPAKGMVTGTLVTAVLQSSSTVMVLAIGLISARVLTFPQSIGIILGTNIGTTFKTELITFDLGRILIPIAIIGVLFTFAKNAAWRSLGMVFLGIASVFTAMKGFEALAVPLTSVDSVSRLLMSLNEHVLMGIAAGACMTAIIQSSTAMTGIAMGFLTSGVLGLEAGIAVMLGANIGTCITALIASIGGGEEAKLAAFAHVWLNVIGVLLFIPLIPVLGGLGPNLAKSPDVQLAHISVIFNVLTSLMALPFAERFGRMIMYLHARKV from the coding sequence ATGCGCTTGAAATATATTATTTTATTTAGTTTATGTATTGGATTATTTATCCTGGGGATGACAGTCATCAGGATCGGGATGTTTAATATTTCCGGGGACAGGCTTAAAGTACTCCTGAAAAAACTGACTAGCAGTCCGGCAAAAGGAATGGTTACAGGCACCTTGGTCACGGCTGTATTGCAAAGCAGTTCAACAGTAATGGTATTGGCGATTGGTTTGATTTCCGCAAGAGTCCTGACCTTTCCACAATCTATTGGGATTATCCTCGGTACCAATATCGGAACAACTTTTAAAACGGAGCTGATCACTTTTGATCTTGGCAGGATACTGATCCCGATAGCTATTATAGGCGTCTTATTTACTTTCGCAAAGAATGCGGCTTGGAGAAGCCTTGGGATGGTTTTTCTGGGAATAGCCTCGGTTTTCACTGCTATGAAGGGATTTGAGGCACTGGCGGTCCCCCTTACTTCGGTTGACTCGGTTTCTCGGCTGTTAATGTCTTTAAACGAGCATGTACTGATGGGTATTGCTGCTGGCGCATGCATGACTGCCATCATTCAATCAAGTACAGCAATGACCGGTATAGCCATGGGATTCCTTACTTCAGGTGTTCTCGGACTCGAAGCAGGAATCGCGGTCATGCTTGGGGCAAATATCGGAACTTGCATCACCGCACTGATTGCGTCAATAGGCGGAGGAGAAGAAGCGAAGCTGGCGGCCTTCGCACATGTATGGCTGAATGTTATTGGTGTATTGTTGTTCATCCCACTCATTCCTGTTCTCGGGGGCCTGGGACCGAATCTGGCTAAATCCCCCGATGTCCAGCTGGCGCACATCAGTGTCATTTTCAACGTGCTAACGTCTTTAATGGCTCTCCCGTTTGCTGAGAGGTTTGGTAGGATGATTATGTATCTGCATGCCCGCAAAGTATAA
- the mtaB gene encoding tRNA (N(6)-L-threonylcarbamoyladenosine(37)-C(2))-methylthiotransferase MtaB produces the protein MPTVAFHTLGCKVNHYETEAIWQLFKQEGYERVEFESASDVYIINTCTVTNTGDKKSRQVIRRAIRKNPDAVICVTGCYAQTSPAEILAIPGVDIVVGTQDRVKMLEYIGQYKQERQPINGVCNIMKNRVYEELDVPAFTDRTRASLKIQEGCNNFCTFCIIPWARGLMRSRDPKEVIRQAQQLVDAGYKEIVLTGIHTGGYGEDMKDYNLAALLRDLEAEVKGLKRLRISSIEASQITDEVIQVINDSKLVVRHLHIPLQSGSDTVLKRMRRKYTMEFFGERLDRLKEVLPGLAVTSDVIVGFPGETEEEFMETYNFIKAHKFSELHVFPYSKRTGTPAARMEDQVDEEVKNERVHRLIALSDQLAKEYASRFEGEVLEVIPEEEFKEGENKGLYVGYTDNYLKVVFPASEDMVGKIVKVKIAKAGYPYNEGQFVRVLEDEEEALIEAIL, from the coding sequence ATGCCTACAGTCGCGTTTCATACTCTTGGATGCAAGGTGAACCACTATGAAACAGAAGCAATCTGGCAATTGTTTAAACAGGAAGGCTATGAGCGGGTCGAATTTGAATCTGCTTCGGATGTTTATATAATCAATACATGCACAGTCACGAATACCGGAGATAAGAAAAGCCGTCAGGTCATCCGCAGGGCGATCAGAAAGAATCCTGACGCTGTCATTTGTGTTACAGGCTGTTATGCCCAGACCTCTCCCGCGGAAATCCTCGCGATTCCCGGCGTGGATATCGTTGTGGGGACACAGGACCGCGTGAAAATGCTTGAATATATCGGGCAATACAAGCAGGAGCGCCAGCCTATCAATGGTGTCTGCAATATTATGAAGAACCGGGTTTATGAGGAACTTGATGTGCCTGCATTTACCGATAGGACAAGGGCATCGCTAAAAATACAGGAAGGCTGCAATAACTTCTGTACTTTTTGTATCATTCCTTGGGCACGGGGCTTGATGAGATCCCGGGATCCAAAGGAAGTAATCCGCCAGGCCCAGCAGCTTGTTGACGCGGGTTACAAGGAAATCGTTTTGACCGGCATCCATACCGGCGGATACGGTGAGGATATGAAAGATTACAACCTAGCCGCCCTTCTTCGTGATTTAGAGGCCGAAGTAAAAGGCTTGAAACGCTTGCGGATCTCTTCGATTGAAGCGAGCCAGATTACAGATGAAGTCATTCAGGTGATCAATGACTCGAAGTTGGTTGTCCGCCATCTTCATATTCCGCTTCAATCCGGATCGGATACTGTTCTGAAAAGAATGCGCAGGAAGTATACGATGGAATTTTTCGGCGAGCGTCTTGATCGGCTGAAAGAGGTGCTTCCAGGCCTTGCAGTCACTTCCGATGTGATTGTAGGTTTTCCAGGTGAAACAGAAGAAGAGTTCATGGAAACCTATAACTTCATCAAAGCGCATAAATTTTCCGAGCTTCATGTATTCCCATATTCCAAGCGGACCGGGACACCGGCTGCAAGGATGGAGGACCAGGTTGATGAGGAAGTGAAAAATGAGCGCGTCCACAGGCTTATCGCACTTTCCGATCAGTTGGCGAAGGAATATGCTTCCCGTTTTGAAGGGGAAGTCCTTGAAGTGATTCCTGAAGAGGAGTTCAAGGAAGGGGAAAATAAAGGGTTATATGTCGGTTACACTGATAACTATCTGAAGGTTGTTTTCCCTGCGAGTGAAGATATGGTTGGCAAAATTGTTAAAGTGAAAATCGCCAAAGCTGGCTATCCTTACAATGAAGGACAATTTGTCCGTGTGTTGGAAGATGAAGAAGAGGCGCTCATAGAAGCAATCTTGTAA
- a CDS encoding 16S rRNA (uracil(1498)-N(3))-methyltransferase, which yields MQRYFVNKQEQGRFILEGEDRHHIVKVMRMTPDEEIICVDPAGRSALCKIAEITDEAVMADIVKWNDETAELPVHVAIACGLPKGDKLEWIIQKGTEMGAHRFVPFTAARSVVKLDEKKSGKKVERWQKIAKEAAEQSHRNHVPEVTVPMDFQSLLKASDAYQFKLVAYEEESRSGETSVFRETLSQIKTDDSLFIVFGPEGGLSEKEVMLLKENDFKLCGLGPRILRAETAPLYALAAISYQLELMR from the coding sequence GTGCAGCGCTATTTTGTCAATAAACAGGAACAGGGGCGCTTCATTCTTGAAGGTGAGGACCGTCATCATATCGTAAAGGTTATGAGAATGACTCCGGATGAGGAGATTATTTGTGTTGATCCGGCCGGCAGGAGCGCTCTTTGCAAAATTGCAGAAATTACCGATGAAGCTGTTATGGCCGATATAGTAAAATGGAATGATGAAACTGCTGAATTGCCGGTCCATGTTGCCATCGCATGCGGTCTCCCAAAAGGGGACAAGCTCGAATGGATTATCCAAAAAGGAACGGAAATGGGAGCCCATCGCTTCGTTCCCTTTACCGCAGCCCGATCTGTGGTTAAGCTCGATGAAAAGAAGTCAGGCAAAAAAGTGGAGCGCTGGCAAAAAATTGCGAAGGAGGCTGCCGAGCAGTCCCATCGGAATCATGTGCCGGAGGTGACAGTGCCAATGGATTTCCAGTCCCTTTTGAAGGCCAGCGATGCCTATCAATTCAAGCTTGTTGCCTATGAAGAGGAAAGCAGGTCCGGAGAAACTTCTGTTTTTCGCGAAACACTCAGCCAAATAAAAACAGACGATTCGTTGTTCATTGTATTTGGGCCTGAAGGAGGACTTTCCGAAAAGGAAGTCATGCTATTGAAAGAGAATGATTTTAAGCTTTGCGGGCTCGGCCCGAGGATATTAAGGGCAGAAACCGCCCCGCTTTATGCGCTGGCGGCGATCTCCTACCAATTAGAACTTATGAGGTGA
- the prmA gene encoding 50S ribosomal protein L11 methyltransferase → MKWSEISIHTTNEAVEPISHILHEAGASGVVIEDPFELIKEREDQFGEIYQLDPNDYPEEGVIVKAYLPVNSFLGETVEAIKESINNLIIHDIDIGLNKVTISEVNEEEWATAWKKYYNPVKISERFTVVPTWEEYTPVNSDELIIELDPGMAFGTGTHPTTVLCIQALERTVKSGDKVIDVGTGSGVLSIAAALLGAASIKAYDLDDVAVKAAKLNIKLNKVQDRAVVAQNNLLDGIEGQSADVIVANILAEVIVRFTEDANRVLKPGGIFITSGIIQAKKDLVMDALINDGFTIKETMLMEDWVAIIAQRN, encoded by the coding sequence ATGAAATGGTCTGAAATCAGCATCCATACAACAAATGAGGCAGTTGAACCAATTTCCCATATCCTTCATGAGGCTGGAGCTAGCGGAGTGGTCATCGAAGACCCATTCGAATTGATTAAAGAACGTGAGGATCAATTCGGGGAGATATACCAGCTTGATCCAAATGATTATCCGGAAGAGGGAGTTATTGTGAAGGCTTATCTGCCCGTCAACAGCTTCCTTGGGGAAACGGTAGAAGCAATTAAGGAATCCATCAATAATTTGATTATCCACGATATTGACATCGGGTTGAATAAAGTAACCATCTCCGAGGTTAACGAAGAGGAATGGGCAACAGCCTGGAAAAAGTATTATAACCCAGTAAAAATATCCGAGCGGTTCACAGTCGTGCCGACATGGGAAGAGTATACACCAGTCAATAGTGATGAATTGATTATTGAACTTGATCCCGGCATGGCTTTCGGGACTGGCACCCACCCGACAACCGTCCTGTGCATACAGGCGCTGGAACGCACGGTTAAGAGCGGGGATAAAGTAATTGATGTGGGAACCGGGTCAGGGGTGCTGAGCATCGCAGCGGCCTTGCTCGGTGCTGCCTCCATAAAAGCATATGACTTGGATGATGTAGCCGTTAAAGCAGCTAAGCTGAATATCAAACTGAACAAAGTCCAGGACAGGGCCGTAGTTGCCCAGAACAACCTTCTTGACGGAATAGAAGGGCAATCGGCAGATGTAATTGTCGCCAATATCCTGGCCGAGGTGATTGTCAGGTTTACTGAGGATGCAAACCGTGTACTCAAACCGGGCGGCATTTTCATCACATCAGGCATTATTCAGGCAAAAAAGGACTTGGTCATGGATGCCCTTATAAATGATGGATTTACTATCAAAGAAACCATGTTGATGGAAGACTGGGTTGCGATCATTGCCCAACGAAACTAG
- the dnaJ gene encoding molecular chaperone DnaJ has translation MSKRDYYEVLGIGKGASKDEIKKAYRKLSKKFHPDINKEPDADEKFKEVKEAYETLSDDQKRAHYDQFGHTDPNQGFGGGADFGGGFGGFEDIFNSFFGGGGARRRDPNAPRQGADLQYTMTVTFEEAAFGKETDIEIPRDETCETCHGTGAKPGTSPETCQHCHGTGQLNVEQNTPFGRIVNRRVCNYCNGTGKEIKHKCSTCGGEGKVRKRKKIHVKIPAGIDDGQQLRMAGQGEAGVNGGPPGDLYVVFHVRPHEFFERDGDDVYCEMPLTFVQASLGDEIEVPTLHGKVKLKVPSGTQSGTKFRLRGKGIPNVRGYGTGDQHVIVRIITPTKLSDKQKQLLREFAEISGNAPLGEHEESFFSKVKRAFKGD, from the coding sequence ATGAGCAAAAGGGATTACTATGAGGTTCTGGGGATCGGGAAAGGTGCTTCCAAGGATGAGATTAAAAAAGCATACCGGAAGCTATCAAAAAAATTCCACCCGGATATAAACAAGGAACCTGATGCGGATGAAAAGTTCAAGGAAGTAAAAGAGGCATATGAAACGCTGAGCGATGACCAAAAACGCGCCCACTATGATCAATTTGGGCATACTGACCCGAACCAGGGCTTCGGAGGCGGCGCTGATTTTGGCGGCGGCTTTGGCGGTTTTGAAGATATATTCAATTCATTCTTTGGGGGCGGCGGGGCGAGAAGACGCGATCCAAACGCACCAAGGCAGGGAGCCGATCTCCAATACACGATGACAGTTACCTTCGAAGAAGCTGCATTTGGCAAAGAAACGGATATAGAAATCCCGCGCGACGAAACGTGTGAAACGTGCCATGGCACGGGTGCTAAACCGGGGACCAGCCCGGAAACATGTCAGCATTGCCATGGAACAGGCCAGCTGAACGTCGAACAAAATACCCCATTTGGCCGAATTGTCAATCGCAGGGTATGTAATTACTGTAATGGAACAGGCAAGGAAATCAAGCATAAATGCTCAACCTGCGGCGGAGAAGGCAAGGTCAGAAAACGCAAGAAAATTCATGTGAAAATCCCGGCAGGCATCGATGATGGCCAGCAATTGCGGATGGCTGGCCAGGGAGAAGCCGGCGTCAACGGGGGGCCTCCTGGGGACTTATATGTCGTCTTCCACGTAAGGCCGCATGAGTTTTTCGAACGCGATGGGGACGATGTGTACTGTGAAATGCCTTTGACCTTCGTCCAGGCTTCTTTAGGGGATGAAATTGAAGTTCCCACCCTTCATGGAAAGGTGAAATTAAAAGTTCCATCCGGGACCCAGTCAGGGACAAAGTTCCGCCTTCGCGGGAAAGGCATCCCGAACGTCCGTGGTTATGGAACCGGCGATCAGCATGTGATCGTCCGTATTATCACACCAACGAAATTATCGGATAAGCAAAAGCAGCTGCTGCGCGAGTTCGCGGAAATCAGCGGGAATGCACCGCTTGGAGAACATGAAGAAAGCTTTTTTTCAAAAGTAAAACGCGCCTTCAAGGGCGACTGA